Part of the Methanofastidiosum sp. genome is shown below.
TTGATAAATTCATTGAAATTAGTTTTTAAAATTTCAAGATTCAGATTCTGGATTTATACTGGTGGAACTTACGTTGTAGGCTATGCCTTAGGATTCAACAATATTTTTGACTTTTTTAGAATCAATTATTATGTATATCTGATCTATTTTTTTCTTTTAGCAAATATTTTCATATACGGTGTTAATGATTACTGGGACAAAGAAACTGACAAAAACAATCCGAAAAAAGAAGAAAAGGAACACAGAGTAGAGGATAAGGAAAGAAAAGGTCTACTCAGGACTTTATATTTTGTAGGATTAGTAAGCATAGTATTAATGATCTTCCAAGACAATATAGAAAGAATACTCTTCTTGATATTCCTATTTTTGTCCTATTTTTACAGTGCAAAGCCTCTAAGATTTAAACAGGTTCCATTCCTAGATTTCTCTTCAAATTACTTGTATGTAATGCCAGGAATTTTTAGTTATTATATGGCTAGTAAAACATTGCCTCCGTTTATTTTTATGATTGGTTCATTCTTCCACATAGCTGCTATGCACATTTTCTCCGCTATACCTGACATAAAATATGACAAAGAAGCAGGAATTACTACTACACCTGTCTTCATAAAAGAAAAGGCATCTCTCCTATTATGTCTTATATTCTGGATCGCCTTATCTGCCATAGTGATAGTTTCAGCTGGATACAATCCATTAAGCTATCTAGTTCTTTTATATCCTCTCTTTCCAAGTTTATTGCTAATTAAAAAGGAACTGAAGATTGAAAAATTGTACTGGTATTTACCGTATGTTAATACAAGTCTCGGCGGCCTACTATTTACTTCACTTGTAGTATACAAAACATTTTTTATTTAGTTAAATTTAAATTGTAATCATTAAATCTTAAGTATATTAAATTAGAGGGAATTTTATGGAAGAAAATCACAATAATCAATTTATTCTGATCGTCGCATCTTTAGCTTCTTTTATAACAGCTTTTATGGGATCATCCATAAACATTGCGTTACCTGCAATTGGTAATGAATTTAACATTGATGCAGTTTTATTGAGTTGGGTCTCAACATCTTATTTGTTAGCTGCGGCAATATCTTTAGTTCCCACAGGAAGATTGGCAGATCTTTATGGGAGAAAGAAAATATTTGCCTATGGTATTGTCATCTTCACTATAGCCACTCTGATTTCGGCAATCTCTAATTCTATTTCTTTACTTATGGTCTCGAGAGTCCTTACAGGGATAGGTGTTGGTATGGTTTTTGGAACAAGTGTTGCCATAGTTACCTCCGCATTTCCACTGAGTGAAAGGGGCAAGGCGATAGGATTTACAGTTTCAGCAGTTTACTTGGGCCTCTCAATGGGACCATTTATAGGCGGGATTCTGACACAAAATTTTGGATGGAGAAGTATTTTTGTTGCTAGTGTTCTGATGGGTGTAGTTACTACATTTGTTACAAGTTTTATTAAGGGCGAATGGGCAGAAGCTAGAAATGAAAGAATGGACTATGTTGGAACAGTAATCTATGCTTTGAGTCTCAGTATGGCAATCTATGGATTCTCCCTCCTACCCTCAATTCAAGGAGCAGGATTTATTTTAGGAGGAATTTTATTTATTTTGATATTTGTATATTGGGAAATTAGATTCGATAGCCCCATGTTAAATGTCAGGATATTTAGAAATAATAGGGGATTCACTTTTTCAAATTTGGCAGCTTTAATCCATTACAGTGCCACATTTGGAATAACATTTTTACTGAGTTTGTATCTGCAGTATATCAAGGATCTTGGGCCTCAAAAAGCAGGGGCAATCTTATTGGCTCAGCCTTTAGTAATGGCTATTTTTTCACCCTTTGCAGGTAGACTATCCGATAGAATAGAACCAAGGATAATCGCTACCACAGGTATGAGTATTACTTTTTTGGGATTGCTTATATTTTCATTCCTTAATCAGGAAACAAGTTTGATATTTATAATAATAAATTGTATTCTAGTTGGATTCGGATACGCCTTATTTTCTTCGCCCAATATGAACTCTATAATGAGTTGTGTTGAGAAAAGATTTTACGGCATAGCTTCCGCAATGGTTGGGACAATGAGGTTGATTGGCCAAATGTCAAGTATGGCTATTGCAATGGTAGTATTTGCAATAATAATCGGAAGAGTTGAAATTACACCGCAATACTACCCCAATTTCTTATCGGCCGTTAAAATTGCATTTACCATATTTACAGCATTATCATTTGTCGGGATATTTGCATCCTACTACAGAGGAAATATAAGAAAAAATACCAATCATTAGAGTCCTAGAGATTTGATTTCTCTTGAGATGACATCTATAGGATTTTCAAGTTTAGAAATTATTTTTTTATTTTTATCGTGATAGACATCTAAATTGTTGTCCTTCTCTATAAACTTAGTTATCTTCTCAGGATCTAATAAATGAATTTTGAGCCCCTGTTCTATCATTTTCTTTGTGACTGACAAAAGTTTTTCTGGATAAGTTGTAAGGGCCGGTGTGTTTAGGGCTATTGCTTCCCTATTCATGCTGCCTCCAGCACTTATAACAAGGTCAGAATATTTCATAAGGCTTAAGGCGTCAACAGGTTCTTCTGGCACGATAACATTATCATAATCAAAAACAGATTTCTGCTCTTCGAATCTTGGAAAGACCACAAACTGGAACTCCTTTAGAGATTTTGTTTTTTCGAGTATTGCCTTAATTATTGTTTTATCTTTGTTGCCATTGTAATAATTTGCCTTTACAGGTTCTGGCCTCATAACAATTGTAAATTTGTCCTCTGAAAGTCCCAATTGGGAGATAAAAGAATCATCATATTCAAAATCACTAACATTTGCAATCTCACAAAAACCATTAAAACGAATTACTTGACTTTCATCAACGCCATATCTCGTTATTTCTTCGAGAGGAATTGCATCAGGTGCAATAACTTTTGAAGATAAAGGCAACATAAGCTTATTCTGAGCAACTGCAGTTTCATTGTCTAATACACAAATTGAAGGGATCCCAAGCCCATATGATACTCTGGCACCTTCAACAGAATGTTTATATAATGCTAAATCAATATCTTCGCTATTAATTATCTCTGATAGTTCTAGAATCCTCTTTGAACTCTCAATTAGTTTTGATTTTTTACAGAAACCGCCATGCCTACCTACTACATTATGCTCTATTCCATGTAAATTCAATAAAGCGGATAGACCATCAAAATCCCTAGAGGTAACAAAAGTTTCGTGACCTTTTGCCTCAAAGGTCTTTATAATTCCTTTAAAAAAATTTACATGTGGCGTATTTGATATGTCAATCCATACTTTCATCTGTATCGAACTTCAATAATTTAATATATATTTTAAAGTTTCGGATATAATTGTTTCAGAAGGAAATAAAATAAACAATTTAATATCTTTAAATCATTAATAGGGCCCAATAATAGCTTATAACAATTCCTAAACTTATTAAATTCCTTTTTTCTCTATTAAAAGATAAAAAATAATAATTTTAGCCTCCATGTGCTGTAGCAAGTATTTTCAATGTCTCGCCAGATTTTATTTTTTCATCTATAGAAGTAAGCATTCTGTCTCCTGCCATAACAAGCATATATTCAGTGATTTTGCCATTTTGAATTGTAGCAGTTAAGAATTCTTTGTTGTATTTAGAAGATATATACTCGATTATTTCTTTGAAGGTCATTTGATCGCAATTTATATCAACTTCATTTATTCCTAACATGTCCCTATATTCGGCATATATTTTTACTTTAATCATGTTCAATCTATAAATCAGTAAATTTATATTCTTTTTAAATGTTTTGAAATCTTATTAAATAAATTCTGGGCTCTGATTTATAGATATTGTTAATAAATTTAAAATAATTGAGGATAATCTCCATATATAAATAAAATAATTTGAATATCCTAAATATTTCAAAAAGTATTTAAATACAAAAGAATTCATAGATGTTGGTGATTTCAATGACATTTTGTGCAAGTTGTGGTTCACAGAACCCAGATGGTAGCCAATTTTGTACTGGTTGCGGTGCTAAATTGGGGACTGGTGCCCCTGCAAATCCTGGATTTTCAGGAAGCAGTGGACAAGGATACGATTTTGAAATTAAAGACAGGCCTGTTTTTAGTATACTAAACATTAATCTGAAGAGTGGACAATCAATAGTTGCAGAAGCTGGTGCAATGGTGACTATGTCTCCCAACGTAAGTCTAAAGACTGAAATGAAGGGGGGAATCGGTGGAGCTTTAAAGAGGGGCGTTCTTGGTGGCGAATCTCTATTTATGAACACTTTTACTAGCAATGGACCAGGATCAATTAGTTTTGCCCCTGGGTACCCAGGAGATATAACACACATTAAAATGAAAGGAGAAACATGGTTCCTACAAGGAGGAGCTTACATGTGCTGTTCCCCAGAAATTACTATTGATACAAAGTTCCAAGGATTGAAAGGTTTAGTTTCTGGAGAAGGACTGTTCTTCCTAAAAGCTGAGGGGGTAGGAGATCTATTCATATCTAACTACGGATCTATAATTGAAAAAGAATTAAAAGGAGAATCTTTTAAAGTTGATACTGGTCACCTTGTCGCATTTTCCAGTGGAATTACTTATAATATAGAAAGAGTTGGAGGATGGAAATCCACAATCTTAAGCGGAGAAGGCCTTATTGCAAATGTATCTGGTAATGGAAAAGTATACATACAAACTAGATGTGCACAGGCTCTTGCTCAATGGCTTTTACCATTCATGCCCTCTGGTGGCGGAGCAGGCGGTGGCGGTTTTAAAATAGGCCTTGGATAAAATAAATAAAAATTTATTTTTATTCTTCTTTTTCTTCTAAATCTATTTTTACACTTTTCTTAATAGCAAATCCTGCTTCAGCTTCACATGCTTTTAATACACCGCATGGAACGGGGCATACCGCATGTAAAATATCCGCTTTTTGGTAAACAGGGTTTATGGGCATTTTTTTGAAAACTACATCTTTGTCTAAAGTCTCAATATCTTCGGCAAATTTTTGAACTAATTGGCATTTAGTTTCTATCTCAACTTTAAATCCAAGGCCTTTTCTTTTTACCTTCACTTTGTTGATAAATCCACAAGCTCCAGCATCAATTGTTCCTTCAATCATTTTATCACTTTAATATGGTATCCATGTTGTGATCATCGACTATAACATATTTATAGCCCTGTTCTGTTAAAAATATTTGTCTGTTTGAAGAATATTCCTGATCTCTTGTATCTTTAGTGACTATCGAATAAAACTTTGCAGAAGAACCATCTTTCTTTGGTCTTAGTATCCTTCCCAATCTCTGTGCTTCTTCCTGCCTTGATCCAAAAGTTCCTGAGACTTGAATGGCTACATTTGCGTCAGGTAGATCTATTGCAAAATTAGCTACTTTAGATACAACGAGGATATTTATATTGCCCTTTCTAAAATCAGAGTAAATTCTTTCTCTCTCTTTGTTTGGTATTTTACCTGTTATTAGTGGGGCTTTAAGAAATTCAGCAATCCTCTCAAGCTGTTCTATATACATACCAATTATAAGAATTCTATCATTTTTATGGTGCTCAATTATTCTCTTAACTATCTCATATTTGAAGGGATTTTCTGCAGCTATTCTATACTTGTTCCTATCATCGG
Proteins encoded:
- a CDS encoding MFS transporter: MEENHNNQFILIVASLASFITAFMGSSINIALPAIGNEFNIDAVLLSWVSTSYLLAAAISLVPTGRLADLYGRKKIFAYGIVIFTIATLISAISNSISLLMVSRVLTGIGVGMVFGTSVAIVTSAFPLSERGKAIGFTVSAVYLGLSMGPFIGGILTQNFGWRSIFVASVLMGVVTTFVTSFIKGEWAEARNERMDYVGTVIYALSLSMAIYGFSLLPSIQGAGFILGGILFILIFVYWEIRFDSPMLNVRIFRNNRGFTFSNLAALIHYSATFGITFLLSLYLQYIKDLGPQKAGAILLAQPLVMAIFSPFAGRLSDRIEPRIIATTGMSITFLGLLIFSFLNQETSLIFIIINCILVGFGYALFSSPNMNSIMSCVEKRFYGIASAMVGTMRLIGQMSSMAIAMVVFAIIIGRVEITPQYYPNFLSAVKIAFTIFTALSFVGIFASYYRGNIRKNTNH
- a CDS encoding prenyltransferase; its protein translation is MNSLKLVFKISRFRFWIYTGGTYVVGYALGFNNIFDFFRINYYVYLIYFFLLANIFIYGVNDYWDKETDKNNPKKEEKEHRVEDKERKGLLRTLYFVGLVSIVLMIFQDNIERILFLIFLFLSYFYSAKPLRFKQVPFLDFSSNYLYVMPGIFSYYMASKTLPPFIFMIGSFFHIAAMHIFSAIPDIKYDKEAGITTTPVFIKEKASLLLCLIFWIALSAIVIVSAGYNPLSYLVLLYPLFPSLLLIKKELKIEKLYWYLPYVNTSLGGLLFTSLVVYKTFFI
- a CDS encoding DUF354 domain-containing protein encodes the protein MKVWIDISNTPHVNFFKGIIKTFEAKGHETFVTSRDFDGLSALLNLHGIEHNVVGRHGGFCKKSKLIESSKRILELSEIINSEDIDLALYKHSVEGARVSYGLGIPSICVLDNETAVAQNKLMLPLSSKVIAPDAIPLEEITRYGVDESQVIRFNGFCEIANVSDFEYDDSFISQLGLSEDKFTIVMRPEPVKANYYNGNKDKTIIKAILEKTKSLKEFQFVVFPRFEEQKSVFDYDNVIVPEEPVDALSLMKYSDLVISAGGSMNREAIALNTPALTTYPEKLLSVTKKMIEQGLKIHLLDPEKITKFIEKDNNLDVYHDKNKKIISKLENPIDVISREIKSLGL
- a CDS encoding TIGR00266 family protein, yielding MTFCASCGSQNPDGSQFCTGCGAKLGTGAPANPGFSGSSGQGYDFEIKDRPVFSILNINLKSGQSIVAEAGAMVTMSPNVSLKTEMKGGIGGALKRGVLGGESLFMNTFTSNGPGSISFAPGYPGDITHIKMKGETWFLQGGAYMCCSPEITIDTKFQGLKGLVSGEGLFFLKAEGVGDLFISNYGSIIEKELKGESFKVDTGHLVAFSSGITYNIERVGGWKSTILSGEGLIANVSGNGKVYIQTRCAQALAQWLLPFMPSGGGAGGGGFKIGLG
- a CDS encoding MoaD/ThiS family protein, giving the protein MIKVKIYAEYRDMLGINEVDINCDQMTFKEIIEYISSKYNKEFLTATIQNGKITEYMLVMAGDRMLTSIDEKIKSGETLKILATAHGG